atatttatataaaaatatgaaattcatttttTCACCGCTAAAGAGAGGGAATTCACTTGACGAATTATTGACAGCAATTGAAACCAGTCCAACAAATCAATCACCCATGGATCCCTGAGAGCTCAAAGGTTAAAGGAGGAGGTTAAAGGGATAGGCAGGCCAGGGCACAGGGAAGCAAGTGGGGAAGTGGAGCAGTGGGCCAAGAAGAAGAGAGAACAGATGGAGGTAATGGCGGATGTGATGTCACTTGCACTATCACCACGGATTGCTCACTGCTGTGTGAACCTTGGGACCAACAAGttttttttccattttcttaTTGGATAACACAGTAAGGGTcacataaagaaaaaaaaaaagcagaggTTTGTTGGGTCGTGTCCGGTGTCCAGTCAGTGAAAAGAGTAATTCTCCACTGAAAAAGGGTGGCGTTCCTCGGAAAAGAAAACAGGGAAAACCATCAGTAATGAGTAAACCACAGCCAGAGACTAGGAAGCTGGAGGAGATAACGCGCAAGGCACGCACTCTTCACTGACAAACCTTTAACTCCACTGACACACCTTTGAAATATCATCTCTCAAACGACTATACACTACAGTCTACAAACGACTATACACTACAATCTACAAACGACTTCTGCTGCCACCATCCACTTCGTAAAAAGTTTAAAAAGGCACTCTGGTAGAAGGGAAAAAAAAACAGCGTCGTTTCGACTCTATTAGTTAACACACGTGCACCCCACCCGAatcattaaatataaaacattatgtaaatattaaattaactcttacacataaataattatatatatatataatcaatcatCCAATAAAAAAgctacataaaattaaaaataactattataataattatttattaataaaattaataaatataaaataaagaatttaattacaatttatataaatataaaaaaatataatataatgaattaaaatcaaaatatgatttaaataaataaattattctggaaatgaaataaaattttaaacattaactttttaaaaaataattttaatatatctcaaaaattaatttataatttactaAAAAATTGAAGTCCTTGATGTAACGACAGATAAGAAATGACTTGGCTCCACGCTCTGGAATCCAGATGCACTAGAATCCAGATGCACTAGTTGATGACAGAAGGTTTTATGACACGAGGGGTTCTCCTCCTTCTGTCCACTAGGCCGAGGCTAATGCGATAAAATCTTCATCCTCCACAAAGGAACATACCTAGGGAAACGCAAGTACAAGGAAGACTAGGAAGTAACGCATGCCCCTGCCCCTCCTTCATATAGTCTATAAACTATAACGTGCTTCACAATCACACAACGAGAAGAAAGATCAAGAGAACGGTAGAACTTTCAAAATAAATTTCAGGTTTTTATGATCTTTAACGTCTCTAATGGCAACCCCTGATCAATGATGGGACTGCAATGTTGCAAGAAAGAGAACGTTTATCTTGAACTAGGAATGTGGAGCAAGAAATGAAATGAGAACATAAAAGAAAGTTTCTCTCCTTGATAGTTGATATATCTGAATAACACTAGAATCATAATTGTCCAGCCAACACTAGCACACCAGCATAGCAAATTCAACTGGAAGAGATTCATGTGCAGAAAAAACAACAATTTCAACTATGTTAATGAGGAAGCAAGAAAATATATATAGAAAGAAAATCTTTGCCTAGTCTGTGTTGAACTCAATTTCATAGCATACACCTCGATTGCTACATGCTGACTCCAACTTATGCAGCATATGTGTGTGCCAATCTGTAAATTTGGATAGAACAGTCTTTTTAATTTGGTTCATGGTTCTATTACTTCACAaacattgtaaaataaattgaacCTTGCATATGATGAACTTCACATAATGACATAATAACTTGCTCATGCTTTAGAAGGAAAAAATGAAATCCAAATGAGAAATTTGGCAGGCatgaggaagagaaagaaacaaGAAGAGAcctggaaaaaaaaaacaaaaaaaaaaaaaaagacttcgaAACATGAACTTTAGTCTGGTATGCTTTAGTATAATCCCAAGTTAAACGCATCAACAATAACATCAATTTGGCCTGGGCACAAAAGTTTGTCTAAAAAGCTTCAAAACAATTCACTTAACACCTTAAGAACAGCACCATGATATGGTAATCGCTGAAAATCACGGAATGAGTAGAGCATTGTAGTGACAAGAGAATGTCTATAGAAAATAACCTTAAGCAAATTAATCTTTAGCAGAGTATTACCTTCAAGACCAAATCTACTCACAAAATTAGAATTTTAGTCTAATGCAcgtgaaaataatataataattcaaCCAATGAAAGTAAAAAGCTTTTATTCCAAAACAAAATCCACAAACTCCATGCTAACAACTGGGAACAGTGCATGAAAAGCAGCTTGTCAAAATGATGATACTAAAAATAGCCAGCAAACATATTATACAAGTGATCTTGTAGCCTTAGCCACATCGAAAAAATTACTGAACCTGCAATTCTAGGAGAAAGTCCTCCATCTGTAAGTACAAAAGCAAATGGTTTCAACCATTATTGAATTATATTAAGCCTCAAAAGCAGAGATCAAAGGAGGTCAAGTATCTTAAAAGGAAGGAATAGACGACAAAGGAAAATGGGATAAATATCTTAACACGAGCAGATGTTTTTCTCCTCCTTTTTCTTTGCCCAAGACCATATGTAATACTTTGAAAACCTAACCCCTGGTGGTTCAAGTCTGCCATAATACCTTGTCGTTGTGAGATTCAGCTTGGAATCTAATTAATCTAATGATGTGGATGATTAAGCTGAAAAGAGACTTGCTTTCAGTTTAAGCTTTATGTTATAAGGTTAAACTTAAAAGATAACAGTTGCAACTCCCTGAAACTCTTCCCCATGAATTGTTTATGTGCAAAGAAAACAGTTCCCAGACTTTCACTTCATGGATGCCAGAATTAATCCAATGATCCTAAGACCTTTACCTAAGGAATACTTTTTAATTCCCATCTATGGCATGCACTACAACTCAAGCTCCATTGAAGCTTTAATCTCTAATCACaattcaaattaataataaagGCGACGACCAGTTTTTTAAAGCAAACCGCCATTACCATTTGTACTCACATCAGTAAAGGGCAGCATCCCAACACTCACCAGAACCGTGTACCTATGAGTGAGGATCCTCTTGAGTCTTGCCCAAGAACAATTACGAGGCATCAAGTGAAGAAGGATTTAAGAGATCTGAGCATCCACTTGTAGACTCTTTTCAAATAAAGCATTCTCTATTATTCCCCCAAGCactttcatttccttattttctttacacTTTGCAAGAACAAATTAAATGAACTCATAGGTAATGAATACCTGACTAAAAACAATCTGGACGCATGCTCAACTATTATATTAAAAAGGTGGTTTTCAATATATATATGATATTTTTTAGAACTGACATGAACCCAGGTCATGTTACTAGCCTAGCAAAACCTATCAACAAACCGTTTCTATGTTTCTTGGAAGATTTTGTACCCTCTTTTTATGTTTTTCCACTTAGCATGTCATGTCCTAAGTTGCGTTTCTCTGACTGGTCTATCGGCGAGGGTTTAGCTCGAATGTGCCCATGCAAAATTTTTCCTGgttcaattaataaaatttcttgcttatatatatatatatatatatatatatatatatatatatatatatatataaaatgtcaATATATTTAAGCTAAACAATAAGACTAGCTATGTCATCAAGTGAACCCAGAAAGTCAGAAACTTCAAATTGATTAAAAATTCCATATTGAAAACTTATTTAAACACCAATTTTGTATTGCCAGGCCTAGAAAACAAGactgaggaaaaaaaaaataaaaactgcaGAGAACAAAGAACTACCAAGGTTTGACTTTTAGAGCTGTTGTCTTCCTAATTTTATGTAGTTGAAGGTTGATAATTTTTATCAGAAAAGAATATAATGTCTTCCATGAAGAACTAAAAGGAAGGTACATATATGGATAACCTGCCAACAATTCCTAGCCCATGTCAAATAGGTAAAGCCACGTCTGTTGGTGTATTCAATGCAAATCCATTTCTAGGGACAGggtcttttttttcattttagggTTTTGTTACTTTGGCTGCTTCAACATGGCAATATATAAGCCCTTGGTCAGTAGCTAGATTAATTCtacagcaagaagaagaagaagaaataatgTTGAAAAAGGTGCAGGTTTAGTCCAGATCCATATGGGAAACTGGCCTATGAAAGCAAACACTATTATCTTCATGCGAGTATGTCCTGCTAAAGTGCGCTAGGTTTTATCCTAAGGTGCGCCTCTCCCCCTTGTGGTTTGGGTTTTCTTTACCATGTGATCACAATCCCAGACTCCCACACTACAGAGAGGATTTAACTATGAGAAAAAGAAATCCAAAGCGCATACAtcaataaatacataaaataaaatagaactgGATATATAtgttttagagagagagagagagaaagagagaccaGAAACATGGGTTCTGGAAGAACTGTTGCAGAGGATATTTAACTGTGCTTCAACGTCGTTCAAAAATGTGGTGGCTTCATTTAAAGGCCTCGAGAGATCCGATTTATACTTCACCAAGATGTCGCAATAAGTTTCCTACAAAGAGAAAATTAAGAACAAAGAAACGCTTTAGCCGTCCGAATTATAAAGATAACCTAAAGAAGAAGAGATCATAAAACTTCATTTGAAGGAGAAAACCTAGAGCCCCAGAAGCAAGAAATCAGATAAAGAGAAACTGGGAAAGAGGAAGACAATGATACGGCGCAGTTTCTCCGTTAAAAAGcagtaaaaaaataattaagtaaataatagtAGTAAATAAAAGCCAAAGAAAAGggtaaagagaaaaagagagaaggaAATAAAGGCCCTCTAACATGGAAGGAAGAGGGATAGAGATAGAAAGTTGCTTGAGAAAGAGAGAGACCAACCATGAACTGGTCGAGCTCGGGATCTTCTTCTAGGCAAGAGGGAACAACGGGGGACCTCTTCGAAAGGTCACTTTCTCGCCGGACTTCATCTAACAGATAGACCATCTCCGGTGGTGCTCCCACCTGCAACAAGAAAGCCACGTTAGACGATCCTTAGACCAATAGCATAAGAGTCTTTCTTTCAACTGTAGGAGAAAAAATTTGTCAAAGGAACTAATATGAGAGCAGGGCAACGCTTCATAAAAGAAACGACACATGCAATTGCAACCACGCACATCAAATACACCAGAGAAATAGTTCCAACTCTATATAGACTCGAAGAAAGTGTATCTATTTTTTGTTAATTCTTGATCAAACTTTTAAAGCACTGCTCAGTAACTGCTTCAAAAGATGTACATCAAGATTTTATAATTAGTAGTCTTTCTTCCCCATAATTCTATCATTTGAAACCTGAGGCTAATGGAAAACCAAAACTCTCCTCTCTTGGGCCTAATAAGTAGTAACTTCGCCATTCTGGCTTTGCTCGAGTTTTACATtcgtctttctttttctttttgtttgttTGGAAAGTAAGGCAAAGTAGCACAAAAGCCTTGTATCTATATAATACCTTCTGGCAATCAATATAAGCTTTAATCAATTTGGGGTAAAGAGGGTGAGAAGCAATTTTAGCCCTAGTTGAACTAGAAAACTCCTCTGAACCACCCCCACCACCTCTCTGCATCTCAGCCACCATGGAAGTAGCGTCAGACACGGAAGACCCAGAAAAGAACTGGTCCGACCCCAGCACAGGAAAAGAAGCCCCAGGAGACGGAAAGGCATGGTAATCAGGTGGAGCAGGAATCATATTCTCAGGCACAAACTGCATAGAGTAATCACTAGCAGCAGATTGGAAAGTACACAGCTCATCCATGGCTCGCAATAAGAAGTATTAAGCAGAGGAATAAAGAAATGCAGACAGACAAGAAAAAAGGAGAGGGTTTTATAGCTCCACAAGTAGAGGAACTGCGATAGAGAAAGTAGTGTTAGCTGTAGCAGTAGCAGTATGGCAGAAGACGATAAATTGATAATGAGCAAGTCAAGAAGTGTAAGTAGCAGGAATTTCCCGGCCCCTCTTTAACAGGAGGAAATATATAATAGAGGGAGAGAtatgaagaagagagagagagagagagagagcatacatttttttttttttttgagaaaaaagagattattattattattactggaTAATATTTTGGCTGTTTACTTAAGAAAGCTACTCTTTCCATGCTTATGCCTTTATGACGCGCAGGAACCCGCTGGTGATTGGGTCCAAAaggataaaataataattttattttgaataaaagtaggtaaataataattttatttttaaaataaggaTTACACGGCGAAGCCCATCCAAATATTACTACATTAAACTAATCCAAGCTAAGAAACCCAAACCCAAAATAGACTTAGAGTTCTTGACTAAACGAGTTGACGCATATGCATTCTTAATCAACAACCCTTTGCCATTTTCAACCCGCATCCTCTTCCactagtgtaacaccccaaaaattttaaatttatgagcatttttggtattttaattttatttaaattttagaaatttttttgagattttttggattttaaaaatcgggttcgatttttcgaaaatataaactttaatgatttttaaaaattaatttaaagaccacgtggtaaaactaaaaatatatttggagtctacgtatttttctgagttttatggaattttttcggaatttttggacctcgttttcggtcccgaggcagagtaaaaattcaaaattttgtatttcgaatcgaaccggccgaatcgaactggaccggatcggaccggtctcttctctttttcttcctcccgcgcgcgacgttccctcccctcttctctctctcgtttctctctcctctccacccCCAGCCTCCGGCCAGCCACCAACCAATGGCCTACGCCACACTACGAAAATGCGCGAAGCCTCCCCCTGCGCCGCGTTTGACTTCCGGCCAACCGCCGatccgccaccaattggacccggtattgtgtccaaaatcatctactcgcagagctttccatagacaccaagaacgccgaaatccatcgagcggattgtccgatttttgctcgggaagattttagcccatttcgacttttgggctagatttctcgaaaaccgtgaatcccacgagaaaaccgaggccaccagcacgctccattcgtcgagagcttcgcaacgacataaatttcgaatttttccgacaccgtttttcggtgggtcccacggaacttcgcagtgtttttccgagcatttaatgagcttagaaaattctgaaaaatttatgtactaaccctcgtgttatgggcttcgtgtaggtatcctcgattcgcggaaatttgaTTGACCTggttcgcaaatttcgccgcatgcactgcactggaaaagtctccgaattggaccgaggttttggctagccccccattgtcagacgtcccgagcgcgttcccgaagtcggaatcggcaaaggtaaacccgaaccttgtttttacgtaattttctagtgcttaaataggattaaaaatccataaaatattcgtggtagcttagaaaattacgattctttttgcaatagcttagtaatattgctaaggaccgcggtgcaaagttttataatttttagagcttgtttgggcagtttttgcaaaaataatcaataataaggactaaattgaaattttgcgtattgtgatgagtgattgatttgatgggcccagaaggggctgtgtgatatgattgagttgtggatgtatggattgtgagtatagaagtgtattttgaacccttttgcaggttgggtaggtcctaggtatagggagactcacggattttcggcacgacttatgacgtaattggtcttttctttgtttgtattgagtcagattgtattaaataaatgtaatatgattgtcaggtgagccgggacagccttcttcctccgcccagccgccacagtgattatcgtcaagtctgtgagtaaaatattaattttaattgtaatttcgatattattatatgttcagcatgcccatgcatcacttatatgcatatatttatgtagttaaactctaggcacgatttatgatgcattgataaatgttaaagtgccatgatgttgttgtggtaatttggagcagtgtgcgtgcgttggcgtgcgtgtgatgtggtgtggactatggataggacgggtagtcacggcttgagttcttcgctgggacccgatccttcgaggggtagtcacggcttgagttcttcgctgggaccctcgatttggtttattaagcgaaagtccggcttgagttcttcgctggcaccaggttggatttaagagagctgtataggggatcagctcccatatgttatgattgatgctacagggtgcgtgagtgctccaaattacctttttgatgttatgatgtgaaaatgatgtggatgttgcatttcactctacagggtgcattagttttagatagttatagagattatggttaaaattgatattttactctctgagtcgaacgctcactcctgttcaaaaaattttttacaggccacaggaggatatttttgaggttaacctgctttctccctcgcaggtcaattattactgtttgtataaacttgttaaatcttagaatttccgcatgtgttagaaatgtttatttgatttgggtctgtaaactaaattattattttgggacctgtaaactaaatatgctatgcatgcttgatggattggatgagggagctgagctcccatttatttttatgttgatgagtatgtggagggtgagctgagctccccaattgactatattgtgtttacaggtcgggtgagtcgaaaactccccgttggaaagtccattttatggccgaactttgtccatttgttttcttgaaattgggcccaaatgggccttagaattgggtaaatgaacagttaggcttactacgggcctcgggggctttaggctggcccaggtcctagtgccggtccggcccataggttgggtcgtgacaactaGCAACACATCATTGGCCATCAAAGGGGAAAGCAGCCAAACAGTTTAGAAAAACTAACATACAGGAAAACAACACCTTCTTACAATTGAAAGCCAACGAAGAAAGCGGAGAACATGCAGCAACACTAAAAAATTAGGAACTTGGTCATTGCCAGGCGAATCAGGAATGGGCTAAGCAACAATGACCGAAAACGATACCCACCGTCTAAGTT
Above is a genomic segment from Hevea brasiliensis isolate MT/VB/25A 57/8 chromosome 17, ASM3005281v1, whole genome shotgun sequence containing:
- the LOC110642796 gene encoding homeobox protein knotted-1-like 6: MDELCTFQSAASDYSMQFVPENMIPAPPDYHAFPSPGASFPVLGSDQFFSGSSVSDATSMVAEMQRGGGGGSEEFSSSTRAKIASHPLYPKLIKAYIDCQKVGAPPEMVYLLDEVRRESDLSKRSPVVPSCLEEDPELDQFMETYCDILVKYKSDLSRPLNEATTFLNDVEAQLNILCNSSSRTHVSDEAVGSSEEEGSGGGVEVKDCVRANEDRELKDKLLRKYSGYISTLKQEFSKKKKNGKLPKEATQILLNWWNIHYKWPYPTEADKIALADATGLDQKQISNWFINQRKRHWKPSENMQFTVADSTCGPFFMND